The following coding sequences are from one Lolium rigidum isolate FL_2022 chromosome 6, APGP_CSIRO_Lrig_0.1, whole genome shotgun sequence window:
- the LOC124667587 gene encoding 40S ribosomal protein S23 → MGKTRGMGAGRKLKTHRRNQRWADKAYKKSHLGNEWKKPFAGSSHAKGIVLEKIGIEAKQPNSAIRKCARVQLVKNGKKIAAFVPNDGCLNYIEENDEVLIAGFGRKGHAVGDIPGVRFKVVKVSGVSLLALFKEKKEKPRS, encoded by the exons ATGGG TAAGACACGTGGTATGGGAGCTGGGCGCAAGCTCAAGACCCACCGCAGGAACCAGAGGTGGGCTGACAAGGCGTACAAGAAGAGCCACTTGGGTAATGAGTGGAAGAAACCCTTCGCTGGGTCGTCTCACGCCAAGGGCATTGTTTTGGAGAAGAT TGGTATTGAGGCCAAGCAGCCTAACTCTGCCATCCGTAAGTGTGCTCGTGTGCAGCTTGTGAAGAATGGAAAGAAGATTGCTGCCTTCGTGCCCAATGATGGTTGCTTGAACTACATCGAGGAAAAT GACGAGGTGTTGATTGCTGGATTCGGTCGTAAGGGGCATGCTGTGGGAGATATTCCTGGTGTCCGGTTCAAGGTCGTCAAGGTATCTGGTGTGTCTCTGCTCGCCCTCttcaaggagaagaaggagaagcccaGGTCTTAG
- the LOC124663014 gene encoding replication protein A 70 kDa DNA-binding subunit E-like yields MGSAVDEFTPLSQLKYGIGNCKVRVRVSRLWESFNPKNDISFGLDSLLIDDQGKTMQARVDPDDIDLFEDQLVEGKVYALSDFTVDVMREDYMCCSNKWTMYFKRQTVVKEIQGDIDSIPLHSFEFVKFKDLRSRCDDKSLLTDVLGHIVYVGELQEVSKKSRHIEICNASIRDLSGRNLSVTLYGDIACGFAEDMLQKGLESSVVAVFAGMRVESTHSVCSTTCSKYYLDLDIPEVQEFCESLRIQQANPAPEKTPAQKLAESWRTIEQIKSLDPEEYDEDTMFLCRVSLLDIDCTSGWCYAGCEFCQKSMGRNPRKYRCIRCGPVKRPVQMYKLKAKVQDATGTMDLMIFCEVAEKLVGVSAEELVDEIEDDDDWYTLPEEIEDLLGSTHTFQVFDKYGHGSFSVNSIMDHVSPPVAAATATQSKEEPDLEDSVSLTPTTTQCKEGPVPEGSAPAEEARSKSARLQKPNKRLRGDDWIN; encoded by the exons ATGGGTTCAGCTGTGGATGAGTTCACCCCACTTTCTCAGCTAAAATATGGAATTGGAAACTGTAAAGTGCGGGTGCGCGTCTCGCGCTTATGGGAGTCCTTCAATCCGAAGAATGACATTTCGTTCGGCCTTGATAGCCTTCTGATCGATGACCAG GGTAAAACTATGCAGGCCCGTGTAGATCCCGACGATATAGACCTGTTTGAAGATCAGCTAGTTGAAGGGAAGGTGTATGCATTATCAGATTTTACAGTTGATGTTATGAGGGAAGACTACATGTGCTGTAGCAATAAGTGGACCATGTACTTTAAACGGCAGACAGTGGTCAAGGAGATACAAGGAGATATTGATTCGATACCCCTCCACAGCTTTGAGTTTGTTAAGTTTAAGGACCTCCGTTCCAGGTGTGACGACAAGAGCTTGTTAACAG ATGTTCTGGGCCACATCGTATATGTTGGGGAGCTGCAGGAGGTCTCGAAAAAATCCCGCCATATAGAAATTTGCAATGCAAGTATTCGAGATTTGAG TGGAAGGAATCTGAGTGTCACACTGTATGGAGATATCGCCTGCGGTTTTGCTGAGGATATGCTCCAGAAAGGCCTAGAGTCCTCAGTTGTTGCTGTCTTTGCAGGAATGCGCGTTGAATCCACACATTCAG TTTGCTCTACAACATGTTCAAAGTACTATCTAGATTTGGATATACCAGAGGTGCAAGAATTCTGTGAGAG TCTGCGCATTCAGCAAGCAAACCCTGCTCCAGAAAAGACCCCAGCTCAGAAGTTAGCCGAGAGTTGGCGAACAATCGAACAGATAAAGAGCCTCGATCCAGAGGAGTACGACGAG GATACTATGTTCTTGTGCAGGGTCTCCCTGCTTGATATAGATTGCACCAGTGGCTGGTGTTATGCTGGATGCGAATTCTGCCAGAAGTCAATGGGCAGGAACCCAAGAAAATACAGGTGCATCCGATGTGGCCCAGTTAAGAGGCCAGTTCAAAT GTACAAGCTAAAGGCGAAGGTGCAAGATGCTACTGGCACAATGGATTTGATGATCTTCTGTGAGGTGGCGGAGAAGCTGGTTGGTGTCTCTGCGGAGGAACTCGTCGATGAGATCGAGGATGATGACGATTGGTACACGCTGCCGGAAGAAATCGAGGATCTTCTTGGCTCGACCCACACCTTCCAAGTATTTGACAAGTACGGTCACGGGAGCTTCTCGGTGAATTCGATCATGGACCATGTTAGCCCCCCAGTCGCTGCTGCCACCGCTACTCAATCCAAGGAGGAGCCTGACCTTGAGGACAGTGTTAGCCTGACCCCAACCACTACTCAATGCAAGGAGGGGCCTGTTCCTGAGGGCAGCGCTCCAGCGGAAGAAGCACGGTCGAAGTCCGCTAGACTCCAGAAGCCCAACAAGCGTCTGCGTGGGGACGACTGGATCAACTAA
- the LOC124667584 gene encoding nuclear transcription factor Y subunit B-3-like: protein MADEDSGSPPRGGGGGGVREQDRFLPIANISRIMKKAVPANGKIAKDAKETLQECVSEFISFVTSEASDKCQKEKRKTINGDDLLWAMATLGFEEYVDPLKIYLQKYRDMEGDSKLTSKSGDGSVKKDTMGAHGATSSSAQGMVPHGAYAQGMGYMQPQYHNGDT from the exons ATGGCCGACGAGGACAGCGGGAGCCCGccgaggggcggcggcgggggcggggtcAGGGAGCAGGACAGGTTCCTCCCCATCGCAAACATCAGCCGCATCATGAAGAAGGCCGTGCCCGCCAACGGCAAGATCGCAAAGGACGCCAAGGAGACGCTCCAGGAGTGCGTCTCCGAGTTCATCTCCTTCGTCACCAGCGA GGCGAGCGACAAGTGCCAGAAGGAGAAGCGGAAGACCATCAACGGGGACGACCTGCTCTGGGCCATGGCCACGCTCGGCTTCGAGGAGTACGTCGACCCGCTCAAGATCTACCTGCAAAAGTACAGAGAT ATGGAG GGTGATAGTAAATTGACCTCAAAATCTGGTGATGGATCCGTAAAGAAAGATACGATGGGTGCCCATGGCGCCACTAGCTCAAGTGCCCAAGGG ATGGTCCCGCATGGAGCTTACGCCCAAGGGATGGGTTATATGCAACCTCAG TACCATAATGGGGACACCTAA